The genomic interval GGTAATTTGCAGCTTGGGATCTTATCAATAAACAGGAAGTCCAAGCTATAATCTCACCAGGGACGTGGGAAGGAGCTTCTCTTGTTGCAGAGATTGGTAACCAAGCTAAAATCCCAGTCCTTTCTATTGCTGACTCGACTCCACTCTGGGCATTAAAGCGGTGGCCCTTCCTGCTCCAAGCTTCCCCAAACCAGAATGCACAAATGAAAGCCATTGCTGCTATTGTTCAGTCCTGGGAATGGCATCAGATCACTGTAATTTATGAAGACATCGACTCTTTTCGCAGTGGAGTCATGCCTCATCTTTCTGAGGCCCTGCAAGAAGTAGGAGCAGAAATAAGCAATCTTTTAGCCCTCTCaccattttcttctccttcactGTCTAAAGAACTTGAAAGGCTTAAAGGTGAACAATGCAGAGTTTTTGTGGTTCATTTGTCCTTGCCATTGGCTGTGCAACTTTTTGAGAGGGCTAAAGAAATGAACATGATGGAGATAGATTATGTCTGGATCACAACCGATCCCCTTACAAGCCTTGTCCATTCTCTCAATGCCTCCACCATTTCTTCCATGCGAGGAACTTTAGGAATCAAGAGCTACTTCCCCcaagaaaatcccaattttcAAGACTTCTATAATAGATTTCGTAGAAAGTATAGCTTGGAAAATCCAGAAGAGGAGGACAATCATGAACCTGGGACTTTTGCAGTGCAGGCCTATGATGCTGTGTGGACAGTGTGCCTAGCAATGAGAGAAAGCAGCAAGGGTGGCAAacaattattagataaaatgatgCTAAGTGAATTCAACGGCTTGAGTGGAAAGGCTCGGTTTCTTGACAGGAGAGTAGCTCCTGCACATAGATTTCAGGTCATCAATGTGATTGGGAAGAGTTATAATGAACTTGGGTTCTGGTCAGATAGATTGGGTTTCTCAGTGACCATTGATGAAAAAAGTCAGTACAATCCTTCAATGAGAGGCTTGGGGCAGGTGTTTTGGCCTGGTGGACCTTTGATCACTCCAAGAGGATGGACTCCCCCAACAGATGCCAAACCACTGATAATTGGTGTACCCACAAAATCGAGTTTCAAAAAATATGTGAATGTAATCCTCGGTAACTCAACAAACACTACTCATTTTGATGGATTTGCAATCGATCTGTTCAAAGCAACCGTTGAAAGGCTGCCATTCTACTTGCCATACAATTTCACTTCCTATAATGGAACATATGATAACATAGTGAAGCAGGTTCATTTAAAGGTGAGGAATTTTCTACTCTTTCTAATTCAAGAAATGATTGAGAACATCTTAAATCCATTATTCTGCCATTTCaacttttagttttaattttagagttgtgatgattttttttattcttccatGGGAGTAGAAATTTGATGCAGTAATTGGTGATATAGCCATAGTGTCCAAGCGATATCAACATGCAGAATTTACAATACCCTACACAGAATCAGGATTGGTGATGATAGTTCCCGCTCGCCCCCAAAGCAGCAGTGATAGAGCATGGCTATTCATGAAGCCCTTCACAAAAGCCATGTGGGTCCTAATAGGAGCCATAACTGTCTACAATGGCTTTGTCATCTGGTTGATAGAGCGAAAGCATTGCCCTGAATTCAAAGGTTCCGGATTGAATCAAATGGGCACCTTGCTTTCTTTAGCCTTCACTACTCTCTTCTCCTTACATGGTAACAGGGAAACTTTCTTTATCTTAATATCATTTTACCTTAGATGCTAAAGCTTATACCTATCTGAAATCAATCTGAAAAACTTTGAGTATATGGCTAATATCACTTCATTTCATCTGATTGAGCACAGGGGGAAAACTGCACAGCAATCTGTCGCGGATGGCAATGTTGGTGTGGCTGTTTGTGGCACTTGTCCTCACTCAAACTTTCACTGCTAACCTCACCACTATACTCACATTGCAGCGGCTTGAACCCACAGTAAGTGACGTTGAGTCGCTGCGGAAAGGCAATGCAGTGGTTGGAAACTGCAGGGGATCTTTTGTGGCAAGTTATTTGGAGGAGGCCTTAGAAATCCACCCCCGAAACATTAAGAATTATGACTCTCCTGCAGAATATGTTCAGGCACTTAGAAGCCAGGAAATTGCAGCTGCCTTTCTTGAAGTTCCTTATGCCAAATTATTTCTGGCAAAATATTGCAAGGAGTTTACAACAGCTGGGCCGACTTTTAAAGTTGGAGGATTCGGATATGTACGTCTTCAAgtctctttttcctttcctaCAAATCAATGCAACTTAACTTAACCGTGAGTTATTTAGATTAATGATCAGATTTTTCATTGATGGTGCCTCAGGTATTTCCAAAGGGTTCTCCACTGCTTCCTGAGGTAAATAAAGCACTACTGAAAGTATTTGAGAGTGGTGAATTACTTGATTTAGAGACCAGCATGATTACATCCCAGAGATGTGTGGACATGGAAATGATTGATGACATTTCAAGTCTTAGCCCCAGTAGCTTTTGGGTTCTATTCCTTCTAACGGCAGGTACATCTACAGCTGCTCTTGTGGTCTATGTTGTTGCTCACAAATTGTTTGGACATAGAACCATCTGGACACTCGTGTTGGCTGTAATGAGACATTGGTGGCATCTGAGGAAGTCATTCTCTCGAAGAGTCAGCATCACTGAAAGATCTGGAAATTTCTCAAACACATATAATTCTAGGACCCAggtgtaaaaaaatttttgagGCAATGGCATGGGAGAAAGGATTTTGCTATAAATCTTCCCAAGGCTTCCCATTTACAGAAGTAGAAACACTAGCGCCATTTGCACAGCAAGACTAGTTCAGTCCTATTGCAGGCTTAAATACTGTTGTTTTGCAGCTGCTATATAGAACTGAAGATAAGGAGTCTGGAGGAAGCAACTAGCACTTCAGGGCCTCAGGCAACATCAGAAAATTTAGTTTTGTTAATAGTTCTTTTATTGCTTGCTCTTTGTAATTAGGTTCATATGTACATTTAACGCTCTTGATATTGACCAAAGGCACATAAAAAAACAGATAGAACATGCAACGAAAATGATCTGAAAGAGAGAATTTGGGTATGATTTGGGCTTCAAAAAAGACCTGTTACAGAGACAGCTGGAAGCAACGAAACGAATCCATTGGGATTCTTCAGCTTAATCCCAAAATCTTTCTCAAAAGTCAATATATTTACATTCttacaggaaaaaaaactaaaatcaataaacaaaagtCATAGCACATTATTAGGCCAAAGGGGATAGAAGAGCACAGAAAAAGATACAACAATCAGGCATTAACAACACCTCAGTCCTGACATCTTTCTTGTATCCCAATGCAACCCCACCAAACAAAAACACACCATCATTTGCCACCCTCCTCCTCCCACCCCCCACCACCAAAATAAACAACTAAAAAGTTAgagatgagaaaagaaaattgtaatcacgaaaacaacaataaacaaataaataaataaataacccaACTCCAGTCTCCAACCCCCAAATCCCCAAAtaaattggaaaagaaaaacaagatgtTTTCACCACCCAATCTAAGCAGTCAACACCAATCTGGCCTCTAAAATCCCACCCAAAAAAAAGCTTGGTTGGAGGGGCCCCATGTCAGCCAACAAGTGGGAACACATCACGTGAAAACCCAGGTTAGCAGAATGCATGCACCCACCCGACCCCCAGCCTCTCACCCTGATGATCAGAAGCGAGCTGCTCCTAGTTGGCCGTACATCCCAAGGTATCAGAACTTGGGGGCTGCTGTGCTTGTGATGCTGCTCCTGCTGTATTTTGATTGCCTGGGCTGCTCATCTTCTTTAGGTTCTGTTGGTGATAGATTTGCCTTAATCTCTCTATTTCCTTCTTTAATGCCTCTTGATGAGCTGATAATATTAGACCATaacaagaacaaaagaaaagcgGCCATGAGATCATGAAAAGCACCAAGATATAGATCTCTTCTTTCCAGAAGTTTGAAACCCAGATAAAGCCCCTCCCTTCTCAACAAACATTAACATGCAAGGTGACCGAGGAAGTAGTAGTGATGCACATTTAAGAGTAATATTTCTGGTAGGTATGTAGACTTAAACGAATTCCTGCACATAATCTAAATATTGGAGACCCACAAGCAGTACGTGAGATGGTACAAGTACGACCTCAATAATATGATCATCAGTTCCAATAGCTAGCTCGTTACTCATATTACATctcattaaattaatttcattaccctatattttctataattaatttctaaatggTTATTATaagtaacatatataattaattatctggTAATTTCATGCTAAATTAAGCACGCggatcttaattaatttactcACCCTAAAATTAAGC from Juglans regia cultivar Chandler chromosome 2, Walnut 2.0, whole genome shotgun sequence carries:
- the LOC109012618 gene encoding glutamate receptor 2.8-like; translated protein: MDMFSFTFLAFVFLLAQEATADHVGRTATVGTEHHVRGSIGAIVDDSNRAGKEQKVAMEMAIKDFYDRTNQSFDLHMKICRGEQPYQEALAAWDLINKQEVQAIISPGTWEGASLVAEIGNQAKIPVLSIADSTPLWALKRWPFLLQASPNQNAQMKAIAAIVQSWEWHQITVIYEDIDSFRSGVMPHLSEALQEVGAEISNLLALSPFSSPSLSKELERLKGEQCRVFVVHLSLPLAVQLFERAKEMNMMEIDYVWITTDPLTSLVHSLNASTISSMRGTLGIKSYFPQENPNFQDFYNRFRRKYSLENPEEEDNHEPGTFAVQAYDAVWTVCLAMRESSKGGKQLLDKMMLSEFNGLSGKARFLDRRVAPAHRFQVINVIGKSYNELGFWSDRLGFSVTIDEKSQYNPSMRGLGQVFWPGGPLITPRGWTPPTDAKPLIIGVPTKSSFKKYVNVILGNSTNTTHFDGFAIDLFKATVERLPFYLPYNFTSYNGTYDNIVKQVHLKKFDAVIGDIAIVSKRYQHAEFTIPYTESGLVMIVPARPQSSSDRAWLFMKPFTKAMWVLIGAITVYNGFVIWLIERKHCPEFKGSGLNQMGTLLSLAFTTLFSLHGGKLHSNLSRMAMLVWLFVALVLTQTFTANLTTILTLQRLEPTVSDVESLRKGNAVVGNCRGSFVASYLEEALEIHPRNIKNYDSPAEYVQALRSQEIAAAFLEVPYAKLFLAKYCKEFTTAGPTFKVGGFGYVFPKGSPLLPEVNKALLKVFESGELLDLETSMITSQRCVDMEMIDDISSLSPSSFWVLFLLTAGTSTAALVVYVVAHKLFGHRTIWTLVLAVMRHWWHLRKSFSRRVSITERSGNFSNTYNSRTQV